One segment of Candidatus Neomarinimicrobiota bacterium DNA contains the following:
- a CDS encoding chorismate mutase, with translation MNYELGFENESQLVRFLSILSSMTEKISEHRKNIDDLDLEILKLIQDRIDQAIIIRGLKTEQDIPLFTPEREKDLINRLIDKSAGRLPAEVVEDIWKTIIKGGKRTGDIQ, from the coding sequence ATGAATTACGAATTAGGTTTTGAAAATGAGTCTCAGCTTGTGCGCTTTTTGTCTATATTGTCATCCATGACTGAGAAAATATCCGAACACCGAAAAAATATTGATGATCTCGATTTAGAGATTTTAAAACTGATCCAGGACAGAATTGATCAGGCTATTATTATTCGAGGTTTAAAAACGGAACAGGACATCCCACTTTTCACCCCGGAGCGAGAAAAAGATTTGATAAATCGTCTCATTGATAAATCAGCAGGACGGCTCCCAGCTGAAGTTGTGGAAGATATCTGGAAAACCATCATCAAGGGTGGAAAGCGAACGGGGGACATTCAATAA
- a CDS encoding tetratricopeptide repeat protein, which yields MIIKVLVRLLTASLFIFMVSGLFAEESAEIDSLKKILRSTTEGETVDLMNQLSEAHAGKEWDKSQRYANLALDLAISLQDQYGQAVAHTNLTLYYIEQANYRDALDHAMLALNIFESLSDDYQLAITLRTIGRTYSLLNQSDQSLDYFLRALMIFEDIGKEVEVAATVMMIGDVFSQWGQTEKALRFFERSLAIHENLGDHEGVLRSENKLAQTLMILRRFEEAQTHLERALRIADENNAFTLLANLYTSLGELHYHQFQLSTAQKYFLDALEMKRTIGNQGDIAVALSDVARVYQESGDTPKGIFYYEQGQELAEAAGEYAISAEIYLQMGELYMQEADQTKAIQSLLAGLEIAEQIQDFLTIERANHLLTVAYSRFGQAGKALVYQKALQLTRDEINRQQSNRRVAELEIRYELDKRDRELDELKGEAFIKEIEYQRTFTVMWVVFGFSFAILALFLGFVFYRSRLIRKAEQEKMEQALRIKADFTAMLVHDLKSPLTSVFGFAELLKMGEKPYDRIKEIAITIRKTSQKMLQLVNEMLDLSKFEAGKMVLNKTETPLKPIINTSIEMLGPVADQNETEVTFSAPDGLPSCHCDALKIEQVITNFIGNAIEHTPKGTKINVKLEEIMKGGEAFLYFTVTDNGPGVDKDQQDKIFDKYAQLTSRKTAKGLGSGLGLAVSQMTIEQHGGKVGYKDAEPVGSIFYFTIPCKNQDIPKVQPSNNIQAQA from the coding sequence TTGATTATCAAAGTACTGGTCAGATTACTAACTGCGAGTCTCTTCATATTCATGGTCTCAGGACTTTTCGCTGAAGAATCCGCTGAAATTGACAGTCTAAAAAAAATACTTCGCAGCACTACTGAAGGTGAGACTGTTGATTTAATGAATCAACTTTCAGAAGCACATGCCGGTAAGGAATGGGACAAGAGCCAGCGCTATGCCAACCTGGCTTTAGATTTAGCCATTTCTTTACAAGACCAATATGGTCAGGCCGTTGCACATACCAATCTGACACTCTATTATATTGAGCAGGCAAATTATCGGGATGCCCTCGATCATGCCATGCTAGCCCTTAACATTTTTGAATCCCTTTCTGATGATTATCAGCTCGCTATAACACTGAGGACGATTGGTCGAACCTACAGTCTGCTTAATCAAAGCGACCAAAGTCTGGACTACTTTTTAAGAGCCCTCATGATATTTGAAGATATCGGTAAAGAGGTAGAAGTCGCCGCGACCGTAATGATGATAGGTGATGTTTTTTCCCAGTGGGGCCAGACAGAAAAAGCACTCCGGTTTTTCGAACGCTCCCTTGCAATACACGAGAATTTAGGTGATCACGAAGGTGTTCTCCGCAGCGAGAACAAGCTTGCTCAAACCTTAATGATTTTAAGGCGCTTTGAAGAAGCACAGACCCATCTTGAACGTGCCCTGAGAATCGCTGATGAAAATAATGCCTTCACCCTACTCGCAAACCTTTATACCAGTTTAGGCGAACTACACTACCATCAATTCCAGCTCAGCACAGCTCAAAAATATTTTCTTGATGCTCTGGAAATGAAACGAACCATTGGGAATCAGGGTGACATTGCAGTTGCTTTAAGTGATGTGGCCAGAGTTTATCAGGAATCCGGTGACACCCCCAAGGGAATCTTTTATTACGAACAGGGTCAGGAACTGGCTGAAGCCGCTGGTGAATATGCCATATCAGCAGAGATATATCTGCAGATGGGTGAACTGTACATGCAGGAGGCGGATCAAACCAAGGCTATTCAATCCCTGTTGGCAGGTTTAGAAATTGCAGAACAAATTCAGGATTTTCTCACCATCGAGAGAGCAAATCATCTACTGACTGTGGCTTATTCAAGGTTTGGACAAGCTGGGAAGGCTCTGGTGTATCAGAAGGCCCTTCAGCTGACCCGAGATGAGATCAATCGGCAACAGAGCAACCGTCGTGTTGCTGAGCTTGAAATTCGCTACGAACTGGATAAACGTGATAGGGAACTGGATGAACTTAAAGGTGAAGCCTTTATAAAAGAAATTGAATACCAGAGAACCTTTACAGTAATGTGGGTCGTCTTTGGATTTTCATTTGCCATTCTGGCTCTCTTTCTGGGATTCGTTTTCTACCGTAGCCGACTTATCAGGAAGGCAGAGCAAGAAAAAATGGAGCAAGCCTTACGGATCAAGGCTGATTTTACTGCCATGCTGGTTCACGACCTGAAAAGCCCGCTGACATCAGTGTTCGGGTTTGCTGAATTGTTAAAAATGGGTGAAAAACCCTATGACCGTATCAAAGAAATTGCCATAACCATTCGTAAAACCAGTCAAAAAATGCTTCAACTCGTGAACGAGATGCTCGATCTGTCCAAATTTGAAGCTGGTAAAATGGTACTAAATAAAACTGAGACACCCCTGAAACCCATCATCAATACATCAATCGAAATGCTGGGACCAGTTGCCGACCAGAATGAAACTGAAGTCACCTTTTCCGCACCAGATGGACTGCCATCCTGTCACTGTGATGCGTTGAAAATTGAACAGGTCATCACAAATTTTATTGGAAATGCCATCGAGCATACACCCAAAGGGACCAAAATTAATGTGAAGCTTGAGGAAATAATGAAGGGCGGCGAAGCGTTTCTTTATTTCACTGTTACGGATAATGGACCAGGTGTTGATAAAGATCAGCAGGATAAAATATTCGATAAATATGCCCAGTTGACTTCTCGCAAAACTGCCAAGGGTCTCGGATCAGGTCTGGGGTTGGCTGTTTCGCAAATGACCATTGAGCAACACGGTGGGAAAGTGGGCTATAAAGATGCAGAGCCTGTGGGTAGTATATTTTATTTTACGATTCCCTGTAAGAATCAGGATATTCCCAAAGTTCAACCCTCAAATAATATTCAAGCCCAAGCCTGA
- a CDS encoding DUF1460 domain-containing protein — MRLIKSLLMVSMLFSMMSCQENLTNEEWLATLPSPWTLTQAQMNETLPQFQQRFPDFQNRLKYIALWRVGTPYEIFKLGEEVEPDIDPIIRYDVSDCTGHNLTSLAAAKSSSWEEARDNMVQIHYKADSNGVKRPTYRSRWHYTLDRITLNPNTVDITQTLLPKATLDSVNITLNKKDDGEEFLDLGWNRNMTAYYIPNHEITTELMAKLPTIVGVTFVKPTYFKMGIVMGHEGMIIDGKHLVHASQSAGETVKLDFLKYYFPKEGPFFGGIMIFEFKENS; from the coding sequence ATGAGACTCATTAAATCACTGCTTATGGTAAGCATGCTCTTCAGCATGATGAGTTGTCAGGAAAACCTCACCAATGAAGAATGGTTGGCCACATTGCCCTCACCCTGGACATTGACCCAGGCACAGATGAATGAAACCCTCCCTCAGTTCCAACAACGCTTTCCTGATTTCCAGAACCGCCTTAAATATATTGCCTTATGGCGCGTCGGTACACCTTATGAAATTTTTAAATTGGGTGAAGAGGTAGAGCCAGATATCGACCCTATTATACGATATGATGTTTCAGATTGCACAGGTCACAATCTTACCTCCCTGGCTGCAGCAAAAAGTTCAAGCTGGGAAGAAGCGCGTGACAACATGGTCCAGATCCACTATAAAGCTGATTCCAATGGTGTCAAGCGGCCCACCTACAGATCAAGATGGCATTATACCCTTGATCGAATCACCCTGAATCCAAATACTGTGGATATAACCCAGACTCTGCTCCCCAAAGCGACACTGGATTCGGTAAATATTACTTTAAATAAGAAGGATGACGGTGAAGAATTTCTCGATCTGGGCTGGAATCGCAATATGACAGCTTACTACATACCCAACCATGAGATTACCACAGAACTCATGGCAAAGTTGCCCACAATCGTCGGTGTAACTTTTGTAAAACCCACATATTTCAAAATGGGTATCGTCATGGGTCATGAAGGGATGATCATCGATGGAAAACATCTTGTTCATGCTTCTCAAAGTGCCGGCGAAACGGTAAAATTGGATTTTCTGAAGTACTACTTCCCAAAGGAAGGCCCGTTTTTTGGTGGAATAATGATTTTTGAATTTAAAGAAAATAGCTGA
- a CDS encoding YjbQ family protein gives MITKTLSTSKHSQFLNITSLVMQALAESGVKSGILTVFVSHTTAGITINENADPDVTTDMLNILDRLMPWKHPDYKHTEGNTAAHMKASLMGNSTQIIVEKGRLQLGTWQGIYFCEFDGPRERKIRIKVVGN, from the coding sequence ATGATAACGAAAACGCTATCCACATCCAAACACAGCCAATTTCTGAACATAACTTCATTGGTTATGCAAGCACTTGCAGAAAGTGGCGTTAAATCTGGTATTCTAACCGTGTTTGTATCCCATACCACGGCAGGGATCACCATAAATGAAAATGCTGACCCAGATGTAACAACAGATATGTTAAACATCCTTGATCGCCTCATGCCCTGGAAACACCCCGACTATAAACACACCGAGGGGAATACTGCAGCCCACATGAAGGCTTCTCTCATGGGCAATTCCACACAAATTATTGTGGAGAAAGGTCGTTTACAGCTGGGGACCTGGCAGGGGATCTATTTTTGTGAATTTGACGGACCTCGCGAAAGAAAAATTCGTATCAAGGTGGTGGGGAATTAA
- a CDS encoding DUF4835 family protein — protein MLLLWALSLSAQGINAEIKLDVKNLDDVPRQAVSQLATDIAYYIESTEWTFEDLPTDFTIQATIYLDSYLESGSQKIYTGKAFWGNGDDQKYFDKSWQFTFNPGDALLRSRSFNSLTSFLDYWVLTILGGDLDTWSQFGGSQLYTEARQVARNGSNDSFSLGWKDRMEDIEKLSRSQNFRKMKFAYYESIDQWDSGNKDEARATLAELMRNLETSIKLQDSRIFTKNFLNAKHKELAGFLHEVGEVSYLQRLSRADEDHRDYYDQILIDW, from the coding sequence ATGCTCTTATTATGGGCACTATCGCTATCTGCACAGGGGATAAATGCGGAAATTAAGCTTGATGTAAAAAATCTTGATGACGTTCCGCGACAGGCTGTCTCCCAACTTGCAACTGATATCGCCTATTACATTGAAAGCACTGAATGGACTTTTGAAGATTTACCAACTGATTTTACCATTCAGGCAACGATTTATCTGGACAGCTACCTTGAGTCAGGCTCACAGAAGATTTATACAGGTAAAGCTTTTTGGGGAAATGGAGACGATCAAAAGTATTTCGATAAAAGCTGGCAGTTCACTTTTAATCCAGGGGATGCCCTTTTACGATCCAGGAGTTTTAATTCCCTAACCTCCTTTTTGGACTACTGGGTTCTGACGATATTGGGTGGAGACCTTGACACCTGGAGTCAGTTTGGTGGTAGTCAACTTTATACAGAGGCGCGCCAGGTTGCCCGCAATGGCTCCAATGATTCTTTTTCACTTGGCTGGAAAGATCGCATGGAAGACATCGAAAAGTTGAGTCGGAGCCAGAATTTCAGGAAGATGAAATTTGCCTACTATGAATCCATAGATCAATGGGACTCTGGAAACAAAGATGAAGCCCGCGCAACCCTGGCTGAATTAATGAGAAATTTAGAGACCAGTATCAAACTGCAGGATTCCCGCATTTTTACCAAGAATTTTCTGAATGCCAAACATAAGGAATTAGCGGGCTTTCTACATGAAGTCGGTGAAGTCTCCTACTTGCAGCGGCTAAGCAGAGCCGATGAGGATCATCGTGACTACTATGACCAGATATTGATTGACTGGTAA
- a CDS encoding GNAT family N-acetyltransferase, translating to MIILKTERLLLRRMTLDDDDFILELLNSPKWVKYIGSRDVDTLEKARDYLESSVLPNYDALGFGFYIIERLDDHVRIGNCGLTYRNGMEHADIGYSLLEQYEGHGYAYESARAILKYGFEIHKLDHIEAIVTRDNRRSLHLLKKLGLRYKKLIELPNDGEKLMLFGIDAPKKEKMNETH from the coding sequence ATGATCATTTTAAAGACCGAACGCCTTTTGTTGCGTAGGATGACTCTGGACGATGACGACTTTATACTCGAATTGCTCAATAGCCCGAAATGGGTTAAGTACATCGGTAGTCGAGATGTTGACACCCTTGAAAAAGCCAGGGATTATCTGGAATCAAGTGTTTTGCCGAACTATGATGCTCTGGGGTTCGGTTTTTATATCATTGAGCGACTGGATGACCATGTCAGAATTGGCAATTGTGGGCTAACTTACCGGAATGGCATGGAACATGCAGATATTGGTTATTCACTCCTCGAGCAGTATGAGGGGCATGGGTATGCCTATGAATCAGCCCGGGCCATACTAAAATATGGGTTTGAAATTCATAAATTGGACCATATCGAAGCCATTGTAACGAGAGACAATCGACGATCGCTTCATTTGTTAAAGAAATTAGGGTTGCGCTACAAAAAATTGATAGAGCTGCCAAATGATGGTGAGAAATTGATGCTTTTCGGTATTGATGCACCAAAAAAGGAGAAAATGAATGAGACTCATTAA
- the mpaA gene encoding murein tripeptide amidase MpaA yields MSHSLSEYGPLTHKPRGYGFSEKGYVLEIYEPLSDSPQILIMGSIHGDESLSTVLLSESLRSLQAHELKSSIILAANPDGVLAGTRCNSRGVDLNRNYPTNNWSPDPVYYRNRPGTSQNIALSPGDVAGSETETKALIKLIQDTKPKLIVSIHGFLGCIDDPHASPIAKDIALRSGLELVPDVGYATPGSFGSWCKEQDIPIITYELPSQDITEMKHVHTPILKDLCTGHYHKMLV; encoded by the coding sequence ATGTCTCATTCTCTATCTGAGTATGGACCGCTAACCCATAAACCCCGTGGGTATGGGTTTAGTGAAAAGGGCTATGTACTCGAGATTTACGAACCACTTTCAGACTCACCACAAATATTAATTATGGGCTCCATCCATGGAGATGAATCACTTTCCACTGTACTCCTTTCAGAAAGCCTCCGTTCACTTCAAGCTCATGAATTAAAATCATCAATCATTCTTGCCGCCAATCCTGATGGTGTATTGGCAGGTACCCGCTGTAATTCCCGGGGCGTTGATCTTAACAGGAATTACCCCACCAACAATTGGTCCCCAGATCCGGTTTATTACCGCAATCGTCCAGGTACTTCTCAAAATATTGCACTGAGCCCAGGAGACGTAGCTGGGTCAGAGACCGAGACCAAAGCGCTTATAAAACTGATCCAAGATACAAAGCCTAAACTTATTGTTTCAATTCATGGCTTTCTTGGTTGTATCGATGACCCTCATGCCTCACCCATAGCGAAAGATATTGCCCTGCGCAGTGGTTTGGAGTTGGTGCCAGATGTTGGCTATGCCACACCGGGTTCTTTTGGATCCTGGTGCAAAGAACAGGATATCCCAATCATCACTTATGAACTTCCCTCTCAGGACATCACTGAGATGAAACATGTTCATACCCCCATATTAAAAGACCTGTGCACCGGTCATTATCATAAAATGCTTGTTTGA
- a CDS encoding aspartate/glutamate racemase family protein yields MRWMITDSGLGGLSVCAGLEQSLSQKNMGQGIELLYVNATPDDRIGYNSLNTQKERIDLFDQFLNAAYHRYSPDEIAIACNTLSVIYNETNFASMEKVKVTGIVDAGVSLINAHMLKHPDHSLIIFATETTTEAGTYPRLISANPAAVSAQECPELAHAISNDASGEACRNLLDGYVDEALQRFEVQPENVFAFLGCTHYGYQVDSFKTLLWDKGCSSKILNPNDKLVEQLVLNSQMAQPSENTTLCIKFVSRYAIPQAEIKSMERYLKDTAPLTLAALHNQIVVPDLFTLN; encoded by the coding sequence ATGCGCTGGATGATTACAGATTCAGGACTGGGAGGTTTATCCGTCTGTGCTGGATTGGAGCAGTCCTTGTCTCAGAAAAATATGGGCCAGGGGATAGAGTTGCTGTATGTCAATGCAACACCAGATGACCGTATCGGCTATAACTCGCTCAACACGCAAAAGGAGCGGATTGATCTATTTGATCAATTTTTAAATGCAGCATATCATCGATATTCACCAGATGAGATCGCTATCGCCTGCAATACCTTAAGTGTTATCTATAATGAAACCAATTTTGCCTCCATGGAAAAAGTTAAGGTCACGGGGATTGTCGATGCCGGTGTATCATTGATCAATGCCCATATGCTTAAACATCCCGATCACTCCCTGATCATTTTTGCCACAGAAACCACAACAGAGGCAGGCACCTATCCTCGACTTATCTCAGCAAATCCCGCTGCTGTATCAGCCCAGGAATGTCCAGAACTGGCCCATGCTATTTCCAATGATGCCAGTGGGGAAGCCTGTAGAAATTTATTAGACGGTTATGTGGATGAGGCCTTGCAGCGCTTTGAGGTCCAACCTGAAAATGTTTTTGCTTTCCTGGGATGCACCCATTACGGCTACCAGGTGGATAGTTTCAAGACTTTATTGTGGGACAAGGGCTGTTCAAGTAAGATACTGAACCCCAATGATAAACTTGTTGAGCAGCTTGTCTTAAATAGTCAGATGGCACAACCATCAGAAAACACCACTCTCTGTATCAAATTTGTGAGTCGATATGCCATTCCCCAGGCTGAGATAAAGTCAATGGAACGCTATCTTAAAGATACGGCGCCATTAACTCTGGCGGCTTTGCATAATCAGATTGTTGTCCCCGATTTGTTTACCCTTAATTAA
- the mdh gene encoding malate dehydrogenase: protein MSRKKISLIGGGQIGQILALISAQKQLGDVVLLDIPDFEGPVKGKALDLMEMRPLEGYDVNITGTSDYAEIADSDVVIITAGVPRKPGMSRDDLLGINLKIISNVAENVKKYAPNAFVIVVSNPLDAIVYAFYKVSGFAKNKIIGMAGALDSSRFKAFIAMETGYSTQDVSCLVLGGHGDTMVPLTRLATVGGVPVTELLDAETLEAIEKRTRMAGGEIVKLLGNGSAFFSPAQSAIEMAEAYLLDKKRVIPSAALCEGEYDIDGLFIGVPCVIGAGGIEKIIEVKLNDDEKAALKVTASHVSSVVAETKL, encoded by the coding sequence ATGAGTAGAAAAAAAATATCACTTATCGGTGGTGGACAGATTGGTCAGATTCTGGCTCTTATCTCTGCCCAGAAACAATTGGGTGATGTGGTTCTTTTAGATATCCCTGACTTTGAGGGACCGGTCAAGGGCAAAGCCCTGGACCTCATGGAAATGCGCCCGCTTGAAGGATATGATGTCAATATTACTGGAACCAGTGACTATGCTGAGATTGCTGATTCTGATGTAGTAATCATCACTGCAGGTGTACCTCGTAAACCAGGCATGTCCAGAGATGATTTATTGGGTATTAATCTCAAAATCATTTCCAATGTCGCTGAGAATGTAAAAAAATATGCCCCCAACGCCTTTGTGATCGTGGTCTCCAACCCATTGGATGCCATTGTATATGCATTTTATAAAGTTTCTGGTTTTGCGAAGAATAAGATCATCGGAATGGCCGGGGCTCTGGATTCTTCACGCTTCAAGGCCTTTATCGCAATGGAGACGGGCTATTCAACCCAGGACGTTTCCTGTCTTGTCCTTGGTGGACATGGAGACACCATGGTTCCCCTGACCCGCCTGGCCACAGTAGGTGGTGTACCAGTAACTGAATTGTTGGATGCCGAAACATTGGAAGCCATCGAAAAACGGACCAGGATGGCTGGCGGTGAAATTGTGAAGCTGTTGGGCAATGGCTCAGCCTTTTTTAGCCCCGCCCAGTCCGCCATAGAAATGGCCGAAGCTTATTTATTGGATAAAAAGCGTGTCATCCCCAGCGCTGCATTGTGTGAGGGTGAATACGACATTGATGGTTTATTTATCGGAGTTCCCTGTGTTATTGGCGCAGGCGGTATCGAAAAAATTATCGAAGTCAAACTTAATGATGATGAAAAAGCAGCGCTTAAAGTCACTGCATCTCATGTTTCAAGTGTGGTTGCTGAAACCAAACTCTAG
- a CDS encoding DUF5020 family protein: MIRKIVSFILILNAIVLAQNLQLHYEASGEREYIVSTLEMFKPDQYGSTFWFVDMEYNAPGMGGVSLSYWEIARAFTLPVSNLSATIQYNDGVAYFGSLGQVWLVGLNYYLDLGFVALPVDVLYRAAQHADSPDFQLTTTWFIPIMDGKIEFSGFLDFWSQDEFGTDEKQFVILSEPQIWYNATEHLSVGTEVEISNNFVFGADGVQALPTLGLRWTF, encoded by the coding sequence ATGATCCGCAAAATAGTCAGCTTCATTTTGATCCTTAATGCTATTGTCCTCGCTCAAAATCTTCAACTCCATTATGAAGCCTCTGGAGAAAGAGAGTATATTGTCTCGACCCTTGAAATGTTTAAACCAGACCAGTATGGTTCCACCTTCTGGTTTGTAGACATGGAGTACAATGCTCCAGGTATGGGTGGTGTATCGCTTTCATACTGGGAGATTGCCAGAGCATTCACTTTGCCTGTGAGTAACCTTTCTGCCACTATACAGTACAATGATGGCGTGGCTTACTTTGGGTCGCTGGGACAAGTTTGGCTAGTTGGTCTAAACTATTATCTGGATCTCGGTTTTGTGGCTCTCCCTGTGGATGTGCTCTATCGTGCGGCTCAGCATGCAGATTCACCTGATTTTCAACTGACAACAACCTGGTTCATACCCATCATGGATGGCAAAATTGAATTTTCAGGATTTTTGGATTTCTGGTCTCAGGATGAATTTGGTACTGATGAAAAACAGTTTGTGATTCTCAGTGAACCCCAGATCTGGTACAATGCGACGGAGCATCTTTCCGTGGGGACTGAAGTAGAAATCAGTAATAATTTTGTTTTTGGAGCAGATGGTGTTCAAGCACTTCCCACCCTGGGCCTCCGCTGGACTTTTTAA
- a CDS encoding amidohydrolase family protein, with protein sequence MQSHSLFHLYARVSFLLVFLSFSGCDTNFVPQINRILSPQAQALIDSAFAPFGADTLVDHHVHILGLGNTPSGIEVHPDTRSYLHPFKLTRFKYFMDAGSVTDEAFADEQYLEYLLAQIEKTPGEFRVNGLALDRFYKENGDPDPENYEIYVPNEYVVGLGKQYPDKIIPVISVHPYRLDAVAELERWASQGIRVVKWLPNVQGIDPSSPLCDRFYTALSRLDMVLLSHSGTELALDSHGRQHLGNPLLLRRALDAQVKVIVCHCGTSGTSQDLDDPLLPEMDNFSLFLRLFDDPGYDGLLFADISGMTLVNQVGNSLKEILARKDLHSRLFYGSDYPLPAVNILNQNYALSLLGYIDEEIVQELDEIQEVNPLLYSFVLMRSLKHPDSGAQISEDLFRNRIP encoded by the coding sequence GTGCAGAGCCACTCCCTTTTCCATTTATATGCCCGGGTGTCCTTCCTTCTGGTCTTCTTGAGCTTCTCAGGGTGTGATACCAATTTTGTTCCTCAGATTAATAGAATATTAAGTCCACAAGCCCAGGCCCTTATTGATAGTGCCTTTGCTCCTTTTGGGGCTGATACACTTGTGGACCATCATGTCCATATCCTGGGTCTTGGGAATACGCCAAGTGGTATAGAAGTGCATCCAGATACCCGATCATATTTGCACCCCTTTAAGCTGACTCGATTCAAATACTTCATGGATGCCGGCAGTGTCACCGACGAAGCGTTTGCTGATGAACAATATCTGGAATATCTCCTGGCCCAGATCGAAAAAACCCCTGGTGAATTTCGAGTCAACGGCTTGGCTTTAGATCGTTTCTACAAGGAAAATGGAGATCCCGATCCAGAAAACTATGAGATTTATGTCCCTAATGAATATGTCGTGGGGCTGGGGAAACAGTACCCCGATAAAATTATCCCTGTTATATCAGTGCACCCTTACAGACTGGATGCTGTGGCTGAACTGGAGAGGTGGGCATCTCAAGGGATTCGGGTTGTCAAATGGTTGCCTAACGTGCAGGGAATAGATCCATCATCCCCCCTTTGTGATCGATTTTATACAGCATTGAGTCGGCTGGATATGGTGCTATTGAGCCACTCAGGAACAGAGCTCGCACTGGACTCTCACGGGAGACAGCATCTTGGTAATCCTCTATTATTGCGTCGAGCACTTGACGCCCAAGTGAAAGTCATCGTCTGTCATTGTGGAACTTCTGGGACGTCACAGGATCTGGATGATCCCCTGCTTCCTGAAATGGACAATTTCTCACTCTTTTTGCGCCTGTTTGATGACCCCGGCTATGATGGACTACTCTTTGCTGATATTTCCGGGATGACCCTGGTCAACCAAGTGGGAAATTCTTTAAAGGAAATTTTAGCACGCAAAGATTTGCATTCCAGACTTTTTTATGGAAGTGACTATCCCTTACCTGCAGTCAATATTCTAAATCAGAACTATGCACTTAGTTTGTTGGGATATATTGATGAAGAAATTGTGCAGGAGTTGGATGAGATCCAGGAAGTTAATCCACTTCTCTACAGTTTTGTGCTGATGAGATCCTTAAAACATCCTGATAGCGGTGCCCAGATCTCCGAGGATCTGTTCAGGAATAGAATTCCATAG
- a CDS encoding amidohydrolase family protein — protein sequence MIERIFFSEWILPIVSEPIRDGYISVAEGKITAIGKQSDFTGDKKSVQNLGHSVVCPALVNALFHPDYPVADPQTTPRGSFLNWLHSGKNASRLSSKLEVESELLSAIKRGYDYGTAAIGIRTRHPEISQHLEHSGLYSVVFEMLHGFRDSNGFEIWNKRGRFTNTDLTRFHHAGEFLFNLGPEVFRQISRSEDRTAIPMSFMKDEDIFFMKGQGRIYQYLLGKADMDYRWQPPRTSPLRYFINSAFAAKETILSQVIMLEEEELDLLKARPEVFHMCLHPRFDRQWELGTAPGQLIQEKGFNICLGTFAEHMDIRAEMRSASAEYGFKPEEIIKMATLNGAKALGLAARIGSLETGKDAKIFSIPSTTSISDPYDIILFTNERLRQVS from the coding sequence ATGATAGAACGCATATTTTTTTCTGAATGGATACTCCCAATTGTCTCTGAACCAATCCGAGATGGATATATATCCGTCGCTGAGGGGAAAATTACAGCGATTGGAAAACAAAGCGATTTCACCGGCGATAAAAAAAGCGTTCAAAATCTCGGTCATTCCGTGGTTTGCCCCGCTCTGGTGAATGCTCTGTTCCATCCAGACTACCCTGTTGCTGATCCACAGACAACCCCTCGAGGATCTTTTTTAAATTGGCTTCACTCAGGAAAAAATGCATCCAGACTTAGCTCCAAACTTGAAGTTGAGAGTGAACTTCTCAGCGCCATCAAACGTGGCTATGATTATGGGACAGCTGCCATTGGTATCCGTACGAGACACCCTGAAATCAGCCAGCACCTCGAGCATTCTGGACTCTATTCAGTCGTTTTTGAAATGCTGCATGGCTTCAGGGATAGCAATGGGTTTGAAATCTGGAATAAACGAGGGCGCTTTACCAATACAGATCTAACTCGCTTTCATCACGCTGGCGAGTTCTTATTTAATCTGGGGCCAGAAGTTTTCAGACAAATTTCTCGATCTGAAGATAGGACTGCCATACCCATGTCATTTATGAAAGACGAGGATATCTTTTTCATGAAGGGACAGGGGCGGATTTATCAATACCTCCTGGGTAAAGCGGATATGGATTACAGATGGCAACCACCACGCACCTCACCCCTGCGGTACTTTATAAATAGTGCCTTTGCAGCAAAGGAAACCATTTTAAGTCAGGTTATCATGCTGGAAGAGGAAGAATTGGATTTGCTCAAAGCCAGACCTGAAGTTTTCCATATGTGCCTTCATCCCCGTTTCGATCGCCAATGGGAATTGGGTACAGCCCCTGGTCAATTGATACAGGAAAAAGGTTTTAATATTTGTCTGGGTACATTTGCAGAGCATATGGATATTCGGGCTGAAATGAGATCTGCTTCTGCTGAATACGGTTTCAAACCAGAAGAAATAATCAAAATGGCAACACTCAATGGAGCCAAAGCTCTGGGACTAGCTGCTCGAATTGGAAGTCTTGAGACAGGGAAAGATGCCAAGATTTTCTCTATCCCCTCCACTACAAGTATTTCTGATCCCTACGATATTATTCTATTTACCAACGAACGACTGCGACAAGTCTCCTAA